The window AATGAACTCTTGCAGTACTTCTTTTAAGGTAAGAATGCGCGGTTCAACCTCATTTACCAGGGCGATCATGTTCACATGGTACGCAGTCTGGAGGGAGGTGAGTTCGTAGAGGCGGTTAAGTACCTTTTTAGGGTAGCTATTAGCACGCAGTTCAATGACAATGCGGATTCCTTCACGGCTAGACTCATCGCGAATGTCCGTAATGCCGTCAATTTTCTTTTCCTTTACCAAGTCGGCAATCTTTGCCACAAGATCGCTCTTGTTAACCTGGTAAGGGATTTCAGTCACCACAATACGGAAGCCGCCTTTGCGCTCCTGAATTTCCGCCACGGACCGAATGGTGAACTTTCCACGACCCGTTGTGTACGCTTCACGAAGCCCTGCACCCGCATACACTTCTGCAGACGTTGGGAAGTCTGGGCCTTGGATAAACTGCATCAACTCATCAACCGTTGTCTCTGGGTTATCGATAAGGGCTACTACACCGTCACAGAGCTCTCCCAGGTTGTGGGTTGGAATATTGGTAGCCATACCAACGGCAATACCAACCACACCATTGAGCAACATGTTCGGAACCTTGGTAGGCAGAACGGTTGGCTCTTGCAGGGTTCCGTCATAGTTGGCCACGAAAGGAACGGTGTTCTTTTCGATATCAACCAGCATTTCCTCCGCCAGCTTTGTCATACGGGCTTCCGTATACCGTTCAGCAGCCGGGTTGTCACCGTCGATGGAACCAAAGTTACCCTGACCATCTACCAGTGGCATAGCAAGTGAGAACCACTGCGCCAAACGTGCCATAGCATCGTAAATGGCCGCGTTTCCGTGCGGGTGGAACTTACCCATGACCTCACCGGTGATACGGGCAGACTTCATGTACCGACTATTGGCACGCACGCCCATTTCCCGCATTCCAAAGAGGATACGGCGGGCAACAGGCTTCAGGCCATCACGTACGTCTGGAAGGGCGCGACCTACGATAACTGACATCGCATAGTCCAAGTAGGCCTGCTGCATTTCCGTCACAATGTTGCGCGGCTGCACCATTCCTACGCCCTCAACGTGGACTGCCTCTTCAACAACGGTCGAAATGAGCGTAGCGGCGCTTTCACGCTTATCACGGTCCGCCAAGGCCTCTTCCTCGGTCATTGGCACTACTTCTTCAGTAGTTTCCTCCTGAGACTCAGTAG of the Verrucomicrobiia bacterium genome contains:
- a CDS encoding DNA topoisomerase (ATP-hydrolyzing), whose product is TESQEETTEEVVPMTEEEALADRDKRESAATLISTVVEEAVHVEGVGMVQPRNIVTEMQQAYLDYAMSVIVGRALPDVRDGLKPVARRILFGMREMGVRANSRYMKSARITGEVMGKFHPHGNAAIYDAMARLAQWFSLAMPLVDGQGNFGSIDGDNPAAERYTEARMTKLAEEMLVDIEKNTVPFVANYDGTLQEPTVLPTKVPNMLLNGVVGIAVGMATNIPTHNLGELCDGVVALIDNPETTVDELMQFIQGPDFPTSAEVYAGAGLREAYTTGRGKFTIRSVAEIQERKGGFRIVVTEIPYQVNKSDLVAKIADLVKEKKIDGITDIRDESSREGIRIVIELRANSYPKKVLNRLYELTSLQTAYHVNMIALVNEVEPRILTLKEVLQEFIKHRQVVVRRRAEFDLAKAKERAHILEGLLIALDNIDEVVRIIRASKNRPAAAEALMKKFKLSEPQTNAILDMRLSSLVGLERQRLQDEYDEKMKFIAFLEDLLAHEEKILAVIREETIGIKDQYAKPRRTKIIQADIHGFSAEDLIPNEEVLITLTKTNYIKRVQRDTYRAQGRGGKGVTGMGTKEEDEVQ